The proteins below come from a single Orcinus orca chromosome 6, mOrcOrc1.1, whole genome shotgun sequence genomic window:
- the PLPP6 gene encoding polyisoprenoid diphosphate/phosphate phosphohydrolase PLPP6, with the protein MPSPRRNAEGRPLAACAPSSSGSPAHGGGGGRFEFQSLLSSRAPGTDPTCARLRASESPVHRRGSFPLAGAGSSPALPSPLPEEDRMDLNPSFLGIALRSLLAIDLWLSKKLGVCAGESSSWGSVRPLMKLLEISGHGIPWLLGTLYCLSRSDSWAGREVLMNLLFSLLLDLLLVALIKGLVRRRRPAHNQMDMFFTLSVDKYSFPSGHATRAALVSRFILNHLVLAIPLRVLVVLWAFILGLSRVMLGRHNVTDVAFGFFLGYMQYSIVDYCWLSPHNAPVLFVLWNQP; encoded by the coding sequence ATGCCGAGCCCCCGGAGGAACGCCGAGGGACGCCCGCTGGCCGCCTGCGCCCCGAGCAGCAGCGGCAGCCCGGCccatggcggcggcggcggcaggttCGAGTTCCAGTCCCTGCTCAGCAGCCGCGCGCCGGGCACCGACCCCACCTGCGCCCGACTCCGCGCGTCCGAGAGCCCAGTGCACCGCCGCGGCTCGTTCCCCCTGGCCGGGGCGGGCTCCTCGCCGGCGCTCCCGTCCCCGCTGCCCGAGGAGGACCGCATGGACCTGAACCCGTCCTTCCTGGGCATCGCCCTGCGCTCCCTGCTGGCCATCGACCTGTGGCTGTCTAAGAAGCTGGGGGTGTGTGCGGGGGAGAGCTCATCCTGGGGCAGCGTGCGGCCCCTTATGAAATTGCTGGAGATCTCGGGACACGGCATCCCCTGGCTGCTGGGCACCCTCTACTGCCTGTCCAGGAGCGACAGCTGGGCCGGGCGAGAGGTGCTGATGAACCTGCTCTTCTCCCTGCTGTTGGACCTGCTGCTGGTGGCCCTGATCAAGGGGCTGGTCCGCAGGCGCCGCCCGGCCCACAACCAGATGGACATGTTTTTCACCCTTTCGGTGGACAAGTACTCCTTCCCTTCCGGCCATGCCACCAGGGCCGCCCTGGTCTCACGGTTCATCCTGAACCACCTAGTGCTGGCCATTCCACTGAGGGTGCTCGTGGTACTGTGGGCCTTCATCTTGGGCCTCTCCAGGGTCATGCTGGGGCGGCACAATGTCACCGACGTGGCTTTTGGCTTTTTTCTGGGCTACATGCAGTACAGCATCGTGGACTATTGCTGGCTTTCACCGCACAATGCTCCAGTCCTCTTTGTACTGTGGAACCAACCATGA